A segment of the Lolium perenne isolate Kyuss_39 chromosome 3, Kyuss_2.0, whole genome shotgun sequence genome:
gcgactgcaaagtgttgcgtcagcagatccaaatggcgatagaacaaggccgtctgattttcagccagtatgccatgaaagtggacacgcaaccgtttcctgccgttaacatggtggagtgcaatcaCCCTGTGTGAcgccagccagatttctcgttcagtattaacatggcagggcctgtataccacccgggcaaggataaagaagagagcagtcgttctcgtggcaaggacaaggaggaggccggcccacgtgaccggccccgatatgatgacaaatggtacgtcaccgaggaacaagtgagaagtgtgcggtatcaacgaccactctccgagcaccttcttaacaaatatgagcgtcagtatgaccaacgccggcggtatgacacagccgatgaaagagatcgtcggccTAATGTAAGCGATAGaaagtatcgtcggtatgatagagatgaTGAAGGATATGAGAGCCGCGCTAAgggaaggtcaagggagcaagaagacatggacagacactgggattgtcctttctttaagcattgctgggattcaggaatgagccgattgcctacgatcGACAACTGTCCggtatgtagacagaagaagaaggatataggcgacgtgtcagtgttcaaacgtctagggcctctcccatcttggAACCAACAAGCTGAGtcatctcgggtggaagatctagaggagttagaagatgaagatgaattagaagaagaagatagataccaccggccaaggtggtgccctgatggactcagtcactcccaaaagcgcagggtgcagcggctacgtagcttggaggaagccgagaggcaatacctgcacacgttaaggaaagcgcggcccgatttggccgtgaaaattcagcaaactttggacgcagAAGGCCGTACACAGAAGaaggaatggcgccccaaacagatgaaagccgatgataaggcatcggctggcacaaacatggtgttcatactgccgtcggagttttgtgctccaagaacagaagaggcacctgtagcacagcttgactgcggcccacgaccagtggtctttgaaaagccacaagaaaagagctacagacatctgaaggccctgtacttaagaggttatatcaacgggcagcatgTCAACAAGATATTGGTtggcacgggagcggcagtcaatataatgccatactccatgctacgtcgcctgggacgctctagcgcggatctgatcaaaaccaacatcacattgagcgacttcaacggccaagcatcagaagcgcaaggcgttctgagcgtggatctaaccgtaggccgaaaaccatccctacatcgttcttcatcgtcgacagcaaaagcacctacgctgtcctgctagggagggattggattcacgccaactgctgcattccatccacaatgcaccaatgcttgatacagtgggatggagatgaagtggaggtcgtccatgcagatgactcagccgaaatctcaacggctggcatgaacatttgggaagtggaagaccaagagccactctctggagtcagtttggatggctgtgagcgcatcgaagtgacaaaaaaggggtgaggctggtcttatccaccggcctgacagtgcagcaagagcaaagtctatggacgtacgtggcaaggccgatccctgcgatcggccccaaaaaataagaagtaatgatctcaactcaaacatgtcacgtagtcgtagtaacGGGACTCCTTCCCGTAgtagagcacgaacaagatgtaaaccttcattgagcaatgcaatcaaaatgggggccgattccagcaatcggcccatattatcctcgccatgcgttttgcctgtgtttaacatcgatctagcaggcgacggaaagctagggtatgggtttacatcagctgatgagatggaagagattgacattggtcctggggataagccacgaccaacttttatcagcaaaaagttagattcgcatctgaggagcctgatgatagctctgttgaaagaatacccagattgctttgcatgggattacacagagatgcctgggttagacaggagcatcattgagcatcggctccctctcaagaaaggatttcggccgttttagcagcgagcacgacaaatgaaggccgacattctagaagaagtcaagaaagagatcgagaagatgttggccgccgggttcatcaggccatgcaggtatgctgaatggatttccagtattgtacctgtgcagaaaaaggacggccgatggcgcgtcgccatagattttcaggatctcaatagagccactccaaaggatgaatatcccatgttggtagcagagacattgatcaatgcagctgctggtcacaaggttttaagtttcatggatggcaatgctgaCTATaatcaaatttttatggctccagaagatatacacaagactgcattcagagttccaggttcagtgggcttgtttgaatatgtagtcatgacttttggactgaagaatgccggcgcaacgtaccaaagagccatgaattacatctttcatgatctgatcggcaagttggtggagatatacatcgatgacgtggtggtaaaGTCTGTTTcactggaaggacacttggacgaTTTGcgacatcctggaccgaactaggaaattcggactaagaatgaatccaaagatgtgtgcttttggtgtaacggccggtcaattcttgggtttcttggttcatgaacgtggaattgagatcggcctaaaaAGTTAGGAGGCAGTGCAAacaatgcagccacctaccacgaagaaggaactccagtctctcatcggcaaaatcaacttcgtcagaagattcatctctaatctgtcagggcgaattgagccgttcatgggactggtaaaaattaaatctgatgaggagttttactgggggggcagagcaacagcgagcgtttgacgaaattaaagagtatctaacgaagccacctgtgttggttccgccccagcaagacagaccattctatatttacttgtcagtagctgacacttccatcgcttcagtggtggtgcaagtttatgatggtctagagagagtcgctttctacctcagcagaaggatgttggatgcagagacgaggtaccctgagattgagaagttgtgcctctgcctatttttcacctgcaccaagcttcgtcacgtcTTGTTGACAGCAGAaattatcatcatatgcaagtcagacgtagtcaaacatatgctgtcggctcctgtgctgaaaggccgactcggtaagtggacgtTTGCATTATCGAAatatgatctccggtatcagcctgcgaaggcagtcaagggacaagcgttggccgatctgattgctgaacgaatcaatactgatatagcagcactgtctgtacgtgcatgggccatgttcttcgatggatcggcttgtgatgatggttgcggcatcggcattctactcgtgtcgccccggggggcaacatatttcttctccatcagattatctaccccttgcaccaacaatgttgctgattatgaagcaatacgcaagggaatggagttgcttatagaagccggggcagaagcagtggagctttttggagactctaaattggtgatttcccaactcacggaggaatacaagtgtgagagcgagtcgctcttcccattatggatgcaatgccgtgagttgatggcacaatttaggtacataaacttcaattggatcccaaggtcgcaaaatgccgaggccaacgatctcgcacagatggcatcgggctacaaggacgtagcagaaggagccgatgttcaggtacagttcctggaaccggatgactggagagccgatatcttcaattacttgaaagatccggctcggggggcacctaaacggataagatacaaggccatgaagtatgtccttataggagatgacatgttctacaggactctggaagggttacttctcaaatgcctgggaccagccgagtcgaatcggctcttgcacgaggtacacgaaggcgcctgtggaactcaccagtcggctcataagatgaaatggctgatcaggcgatcagggttttactggcccaccatgcttgaggattgttttaggtactataaaggatgtcaagcgtgtcagatgtttgggaaaattcagatggtacccgcatcagcaatgaaccccatcatcaagccttggccatttcgaggttggggcatggatatgatcggcaaaatccatcctgcatcgagcaaaggccacgagtggattttgtccattacagattatttcactaaatgggtggaagccgtccctatgaagtcagtaaaatcagaagatgttatcaattttgtgaaagaacatgtcattcatagattcgggattccccagactatcacgaccgatggaggttcggtcttcatttctaaagagttcagaaagttctgcgacgacatgggaattaagctgatccgatcgtctccatactatgctcaagcaaatgggcaagctgaagcgtccaaccagagcctcatcaagctgattaagagaaaagttgacgagcaccctagacgttggcatgaggtattgtcagaagctttgtgggcttatcgcatgtcatgtcatggggctataaaaacctcgccataccagctggtctatggaaaagaagccgtattgccttgggaaattacggctagatcgagacgtgttacgtttcagaatgatctaacaactgaagaatatgcagccctgatgagtgatagtattgaggatctaacggaactcagactttggtcgttggagaagattaaagaaaacaaagccaaggtagctcgcgcatacaataagaaggtgagaccaaaggagtttcaggttggtgatctagtatgggaagctgtgttgccattaggaactaaggataaagcatatggtaaatggtctcctaattggcacggaccgtacagagtcgaccaggttttgaagggtaatgcatacatgctcgagcagctggacggtgttaaattcctagtagttgtcaatggtcaacatctcaagaaatatttcccaagcatgtgggaggacggacagtgaaatatgggggctgatgcataaaatcggccagtaaaatttttttttacatacaaatcacagccgatgcacagacatcgactttagaaaaatatgcaaaacaacaggatacaagtacagccgatgcacagacatcgacttcaggctaaaagccgatgcacaaccatcgactctagaggtacaagctcaattgagcagttatcatATTACATATAGAGGCTCTGCTGAAGGGATGCCTCGAGGGTATGAAGGATGCagcagcagaatgtctgatacctaaaattaatgacggggtgagacattaattcaggtgtttactGTTAAATTCCGACACTATGTTCAGATGGTGAccattgaggattaccttcaggccagagatcgTGGCATTGGCGTAAGATGATTCTGACATTGGATTCTgccattggattcgctgcggAGTTGAATCTGCGCGATTGAGATCTGAAATTCGCGTGGCCGTGAGATGGATCTGTTCGAGcgacgatttggggatctgagtttattctctcagacgaaggttgcaggttaccgtgtgaataggcaactgatttggccttactcgcgttttatggtaaaggctgatgcgttgccatcggctctttgcgcgttgacttgctttgacaatcggcaaaattgatatgaaagcaaaatcgacatagaaacactttcttcattaatagaagggGTTTTTTTACagaaaagagccgattgctcaagaaaagaagaacaaaagaggagccgattactactactagtcctatgctagtagtccctaatctaagggccgtcgctgccctcgtcgtctccgtcgtagctgccgtcggcactgctgccggcgggctcctagtcgctgctcccgtagccctcggcaggggcatcttcctcctcatcgtcgtcgtcgtcgtcgtcatccgacccagcgcggaagcgcttcgccggcgggtattcGTCGGAggaatcgtcgtcctcctcttcctcctcctcgtcggaggaggtgaagtcgtcccaggagaagaggtcatcttcgctctccgcctccagctccccatcggcgaggaactggaagtcgtcgtctccgtcggtcaaggatttgtcatcctcggaccagacggaggagtcatGGTCCTCCATGTCCCACTTCTCTGGGGCGCGGAGGTCGTACGCCGCCAgcgagtcccactccggcgtcggttcacgagaggaagaggatagggaggaaagacccgatgaggcagaggaggaagaggaagacatggtggcagaggagAGGGCTTTTCGATGGCTAGtgcggagcaagaggatgaagaggcgaactgctcggcgcggttaaataaaggggatatagtggagatttaatgctacagcggtttccgaggaagtggtgccaaaaaactgtcaaatcgtgcagagaagttgagaaggcaaggcatcatgacgaaaggatactgcgacggttctgctctgccacgacatgaccctacaaaaaaaatagagtggttttggaattatcattgccaaaaccaggggggcatgtgttatcaccagattttaaccaagtcaggaggtgggccgtgattgagatgggcttggagaatatgcacgaaaaatattcatgaatcggccttgtacaagagtttgggctagattgcccgtgtatctgtaaattatagtaggttacgtgtcggttagaattaagagatagagtttagctcgtacacggtgggctttattcccaaattagaaagtctacggactataaatatgtatctagggttatggagaaaggaggacgatcacgttcacaacaaaccaatctaggcgcatcgccaccccttgtttcgagggtttcttccgggtaagcgctatgctgcctagatcgcatcttgcgatctaggcagtattttgtttattcgttgtttatgtgttgctcgtactgaagccttgttgatggcgagcaacaccgttatcatagatatgttagggctaGCATTGGTACTTTCTCGAcgtatttgcttagttatgctacccctggatatctagctgcccttgcacccatcttaggtgtaagggcagcaacttgcttagtctttatttagtagattcgatctgttacggttgttccttgttcttcaaggattagtttgatatccatatggttaggccttgcaaacgggttgaatgatccagtagtgcgtaaggtacggtttgctgatcctagaagggacgttccgggaatcaactccatgttggtttttaggccttttgtagggctggttttctgttatctttcgtgtctgccaggctcaactacgtgtaggacgttccggttatgtggtgaaaacccgaaatcgtcgtagatcgttttagcttatattgatcaagcaggaccaccatgttatcgtagatccaatacgaatcatgggtggatcggctccctgagccgattcacaggataacctgagagccgatcgaggctcgtatttaatgtttacatgtctgccatgcaggaaattaatcgaagcaactcatcaccttcctgaccaggtataggtcaggtggcacgcccttgcaccagcttggacgtgtgccggagcattgcgggccgtcgcccgagggaccaggacccaccaacagtcctgggagcctcccggctctccgtgttgcccgtcgctgctcgccggtgggttttggcaggcaacaacgcTACATATTTTCTTGATGATTACATGTATTTCGCTCTTTTATTTTTCATTTGGATGGATTTGTTGTGGCCGTCTACATAGTTATGCAGACATCGGGTGTAATTTTTAACCTTTTAAGTAATAAAGTGCTCTTTATTGAAAAAATATGCAAAGGAAAAAATCGAATGTTATAAGGAAAAGTAATGTGCCAGGAAACGTAATGTCTCGGAATATTTGGAGGAAAGAAATATGTGTGGAATTTTTTCCCTTGCCATCTCGTTTTCTGACTAGTTCAAGGGGGGGTGGGGGTCTAGGCAAGGGTTCTATGTAGGGGTAGAGGAAGGATCCAAAAGGAGTTTGATATGATCATTCACAATTAGGGGGCACAAAGCAAAATTTCTCTAAAATCCAATCTAAAGCCATCTGAAGCATATTTTTTCATACTATACCATGCCATAGGGGAAAGGGAAAGGCCCTCCTGGTACCTGGTTGTATGGTGGTTCGAAGAAAAGTGTTTGTGTCAAGAAAAGAGATAAACATGTTGGATATATGAGGAATTATTTGAGAGAGTTTGCAACTTCCATCCTACATCATATATCCTAAGCATGCATACTGATATGCGAAAAAGCAAATTGCATGAACATAAAGGCGTTTAGTTGAGAGGGTCCCAAATACAAAGACGTGATTAATAGCGCATTCTCTCATCCTAAGCGGATAAGGATTAAGCACGTAATCATAAGAACACAATTCAACGGTCAGACATACCCACATATTCCTAGGGAAAGATCTTCACAAAAAGTGTATGCCCAATCACTAGGGATAGATCTTCACATAAAATACACAATTTTCGGCATGCATAGAGTTCTTTTCTCCTATACATAACATGAAGGTTTTCAAGTGACTCCTAGCTGGCTAGGAGGTGCACACCAACCAAACCAAAGGGTAACATCAGTTGGGTAGTACTTTAATACTGAGCGGTTGCAAAAGATATCAAAAATGAATCACTCAAAGCACCAAAGATTTCCAAAAGATTTGAACAGAGTATAGAAAGTAAGTGCAATGGTCATCTTATTTCGTGCTCACTCAAGTCTTACACATTTAATTTGCATCGTGATTTATGCTAATGATGAGTTGCAACTTAAATTTGATGATATCATCTAAGCGTGAGAACAAAGTTAGTTCTCAGTTGATCGAGAAATAGCCACACCCATATTTATACCTTTGACCCAAGGAGATCAGAAGTGGGAACATATGTGATCCTTTGTATAGTACACCATATCTCTCAGTCAAAAGTAAATGCAAAATCAAATTTTCGAGGTAGTGCCAATTTTCTCAAATTTTAAGTGCCCTCCAAGACTTTATCAAGTTAGCATGTGAACTACACTCAAAATTGCATTAGTGAACATAGATGTACTTTCAGTATGCGATGTTGATGATTATGGCAACACAGCTTTCTTTCAGAGAACCTTTTTTATAGAATGATTTTTCAGAGAACTTTTTTCAGGGGTATTTTTCAGAGAATTATGGtgacaaaattaaagcttcacaaATCTGACCGGCCCACTCGGGGATTGCCCACCCGCGGCCCCAAACAAACAGGCCATTTTACAATTTACCCCTGTTCTCATTGCGCGTGGTTGCGTGGCAGTCACGAAACGGCCCTCGTCAAAATGGGCCGTGGGTTCGTGGCCGCCACGAAACGTCCTGCTCCACCGTCATCCTTCCCGTTGAAACTGGGCCGTGGGTGCGTGGCCGTTACGAAACGCCCGCCGCTTCCTTGTACAACTCGATTGCCAGATCTCGTCCTGCTACTCCGGCCGTTACATATACCGCGCCGCCGTCCTCGCCGTCCTCACCCAACCCACTACACCAAGCGATCCGGTCCTTGCCGCATTCAGGTCTCCATGGCGTGCGTCGATTCCAACTCCGGCGAGCTTCCCGCGCCGGCGTTCTCGATCGAGAGCTGCATCCGGGCGCTCCACCAGAACAAGCGCGTCGTGCGCGAGGAAGGCCTCAAGGACCTCGCCGCGGCGCTCGAGGGCTTCGTGTCCGCCGACGACTACCGCTACGACCACTACGAGTACGAGCAGGCCGTCGACCGCTGCTTCCACCTCCTCAAAAGCGGGTCCGCCACGGAGCGCAGGGACGCCTACCGCGCCGTCGGCCTCTACGCGCTCACCGTCGGCGCCAAGGTCGAGGTCCCCGTCCTCGACAGGCTCTTCGAGGTCGACCGCCTCTCGGGGATGCTTCCCTCCTCGCCGTCCGACGCGGAGAGGGCGGTCGCCGCGATCGGCTGCCTCGCTGCGGCCACCCTCGCCTGCGCGAAACGGCCGGCGGACGCCAGGCGCACCCTGAAGGCCATCTGGGAGGTGATGGGAGAGCCCGGGCCCGCCGCCGTCCCACGGGTCCTGGCCGCCGCAGTGTCCGCGTGGACGGCTGTCCTCCCCGCCGCGCGAGGCACCGTGCGTGTCACCCCGTTCGTCCTCATCGCCAAGCTCCTCAATGCCGACGACCCCGCCGTCAGGGCTGCGGCGGGCGAGGCCCTGGCCGTGTGCATCGAGCTCAACATCCTGCCTCGCCAGCCCCTGCCGCCTCGCTGGGGCCACGACAGGCGAGCGGAGTCGAGGCCCGGGGACATGCCGCTGCTCGAGAGCAGGGTGGCCGAGCTCGCCTTCCCGGAGGATAAGCACGCGCACAGGAACGAGCACGCCGAGGAGATCGCCCTGTTCCGGCAGATCGACGACTTGCTCAAGAGGAACAAGCAGAAGATCGAGGACTTGGAGAAGATAAAGCACAACGAGCGCCCGGAGGAATCGGATGAGCCTTGCGTCAAGGTCCCCAAGCGGTGGGTGAAGCTGGTCCAGCTCAACTTCCTCAGGCAGTACATCGGCGAGGGCTTCGACGCTCACTTCAGCCTCAACCTACCACTCTTCCGGGACAACTTGGGGCTCACCAGGGctgccggcggcggtggcgaggaGGAGGACCTGCCGACCCATGAGAAGAAGCAGCTCAGGAAAGACAGAGATAGGCAGATGAGCCTGGCCGTCAAGAGGGATCGACAGAACAAGACGACACAATATGACTAGGCGCCCAATCCTCGAGTTCTCTGTTCTTTCTTAGCTTCTGTTGTTAATATGGATCTGCGGTTGGTTTATCTCTGTAGCATGAAATTCTCAACTGTTTGAGCGGTGCACCAAGTTACTATGGCCTAGGGCCGGTGGAATAATTTGTGGAATAATGTGTGTTTGGGAGGAAAATGAAAGCCCTTATATGTACTTTAATATTGATCATGTATTCATGTGCTTGTTTTTCTTGCTCGATTTCATCAACAGTGCTTCAATATGTAGAGCCCTGTTGTTTTTCTCAAAGAGTAAAATTAACCTCCTTTTTGTTTGAGAATAATGTCCTTGACATCAGGAGAAAAAACACAGACAATTTTGAGGCGAATTTTGATTCTGAACAATTACATGACCTTACATTTTATTGACCTGTCAAGTGAATCTTCAAACATCAATCCTCCTAGTCGCCGAAGTGACTTCAGTTCAGAACTGACGACCCTCTGTTTGGCAATTGCAGTGACCATCCCGAGGAAATTGATCAGTTCAGATTTAGTAGTAGTACTGTTATTCGAAAGCATATGTGCAGGTGAGCTAGTTAAGATCTTGTTGACTAGCGCTCACTCACAATTGTCCTTGTACCATGTCGTTGCATCCCTGACTCCTTGTCATAGTGTCATCGACAATGAGCTCATGAAATCATTTGACTAAACTAGAAGACAGGGCTTGTTGGGGGACATAAATTCATACTTCAGCCTAGTCGAACAAAAAGGCCCAGCCCATCCCCTGAACGGACGGACAGTTGGGACACCGCACACATCGCAACACTGTCCAGTTATGGTagaaaaaaaatctaaa
Coding sequences within it:
- the LOC127340249 gene encoding uncharacterized protein — protein: MACVDSNSGELPAPAFSIESCIRALHQNKRVVREEGLKDLAAALEGFVSADDYRYDHYEYEQAVDRCFHLLKSGSATERRDAYRAVGLYALTVGAKVEVPVLDRLFEVDRLSGMLPSSPSDAERAVAAIGCLAAATLACAKRPADARRTLKAIWEVMGEPGPAAVPRVLAAAVSAWTAVLPAARGTVRVTPFVLIAKLLNADDPAVRAAAGEALAVCIELNILPRQPLPPRWGHDRRAESRPGDMPLLESRVAELAFPEDKHAHRNEHAEEIALFRQIDDLLKRNKQKIEDLEKIKHNERPEESDEPCVKVPKRWVKLVQLNFLRQYIGEGFDAHFSLNLPLFRDNLGLTRAAGGGGEEEDLPTHEKKQLRKDRDRQMSLAVKRDRQNKTTQYD